One genomic segment of Photobacterium sp. DA100 includes these proteins:
- the treB gene encoding PTS trehalose transporter subunit IIBC: MSKINQQQIERLVELIGGKDNIASVSHCLTRLRFVLADTDKAQLKEIEKLGMVKGCFTNAGQFQVVIGTEVDQVYKVLNEYTGQSGASKEEAKVAARQNMSLLERGISHLAEIFVPLLPAIITGGLILGFRNVIGDIKMFDGQTLTEISQFWATVHSFLWLIGEAIFFFLPVGVCWSTVKKLGGTPILGIVLGVTLVSPQLMNAYLIGQQLPEVWDFGLFTIEKVGYQAQVIPAMLAGIALALIETNLKKIIPAYLYLVIVPFVSIITAVILAHAFIGPFGRMLGDGVGYAAQAAMTGDFAIFGAMIFGFLYAPLVITGIHHTTNAVDLQLMQSMGGTPIWPLIALSNIAQASAVVGIIIISKKTNEREISVPAAISAYLGVTEPAMYGINLKYKFPMLSAMIGSAMAAAICGSAGVMANGIGVGGLPGILSIQPQYWLVYFIAMLVAVVVPMALTLFMYKRAEAKGELSEATA; this comes from the coding sequence ATGAGTAAGATTAACCAACAGCAGATAGAGCGTTTGGTCGAGTTAATCGGCGGTAAGGACAACATTGCAAGCGTCAGCCACTGCCTGACCCGTTTGCGTTTTGTACTGGCAGACACAGACAAGGCGCAATTAAAGGAAATTGAAAAGCTGGGCATGGTCAAAGGCTGCTTTACCAATGCTGGCCAGTTCCAGGTAGTGATTGGGACTGAAGTTGACCAGGTATATAAAGTGTTGAATGAGTATACCGGCCAATCGGGGGCTAGCAAGGAAGAGGCTAAAGTGGCTGCCCGCCAGAATATGAGCCTGCTGGAGCGTGGGATCTCCCATCTTGCTGAAATCTTTGTCCCATTGCTTCCGGCGATTATTACCGGTGGTTTGATCCTCGGTTTCCGTAATGTCATCGGCGACATCAAGATGTTCGATGGCCAAACCCTGACAGAAATCAGCCAGTTTTGGGCGACGGTTCACTCTTTCCTATGGCTGATTGGCGAAGCGATCTTCTTCTTCCTGCCTGTCGGTGTGTGTTGGTCAACCGTGAAAAAACTGGGCGGTACGCCAATTCTGGGGATCGTGCTGGGTGTCACATTAGTATCCCCACAGTTGATGAATGCCTACCTGATAGGCCAGCAATTGCCGGAAGTGTGGGACTTTGGCCTGTTCACCATTGAAAAGGTCGGCTATCAGGCGCAGGTGATCCCTGCCATGCTGGCCGGTATTGCCTTGGCCCTGATCGAAACCAACCTGAAAAAAATCATCCCCGCTTACCTATACCTAGTGATTGTACCGTTTGTGTCAATCATTACTGCGGTCATTCTGGCTCATGCATTCATCGGGCCGTTCGGCCGTATGCTGGGCGACGGTGTGGGCTATGCGGCTCAAGCTGCAATGACCGGTGACTTTGCCATTTTCGGGGCGATGATCTTCGGCTTCCTGTATGCCCCGCTGGTTATTACCGGTATCCACCACACCACGAACGCCGTGGACTTGCAGCTGATGCAATCTATGGGGGGGACACCGATCTGGCCTTTGATTGCCCTGTCTAACATTGCCCAGGCATCAGCGGTTGTTGGCATCATCATTATCAGCAAGAAAACCAATGAGCGTGAAATTTCGGTTCCGGCTGCGATTTCAGCTTACCTAGGGGTAACAGAGCCCGCGATGTACGGCATCAATCTGAAGTACAAGTTCCCGATGCTGAGCGCGATGATTGGCTCGGCGATGGCGGCGGCAATTTGCGGTAGCGCCGGGGTAATGGCGAACGGGATCGGTGTTGGCGGTCTACCGGGCATCCTATCGATTCAGCCGCAGTACTGGCTGGTGTACTTCATCGCAATGCTGGTGGCGGTAGTGGTACCGATGGCACTGACCTTGTTCATGTACAAGCGTGCCGAAGCAAAAGGCGAGTTGAGTGAAGCAACGGCTTAG
- the treC gene encoding alpha,alpha-phosphotrehalase — protein MLKQQLEWWRTATIYQIYPKSFCDSGSKGTGDIQGIIAKLDYLNALGVDAIWLTPVYCSPMVDNGYDISDYYNINPDFGTMADFDQLLAQAHQRGIRIVMDIVVNHTSTEHAWFQSALGDKSSPYRDYYIWKDPVDGAEPNNWQSKFGGNAWALDEATDQYYLHLFAKEQADLNWENPQVREEVKEVISFWAEKGVDGFRLDVINLISKQQDFPHDDIGDGRRFYTDGPRVHQYLQEISEAVFQKYGSVTVGEMSSTTLEHCQQYSSLDGKELSMVFNFHHLKVDYPNGDKWTKAPFDFHQLKSIFNHWQLGLNGKGWGALFWCNHDQPRVVSRLGDDVNYRVESAKMLGASVHMMQGTPYIFQGEEIGMTNPGYTSIDQYRDVESTNMYDIMVNQQGVSHDAMMAILAQKSRDNSRTPMQWDDSDYAGFSKAEPWLQVAGNYTQINAKAAVEDQNSVFHFYRQLIQLRKEVAVITDGDYADLMPEHDRIFCYKRESASQILLCVNNYYGEEVECQLPPELDVSRSECLLSNYSDAMQVVQQSRFVLRPYETRIILIAK, from the coding sequence ATGTTGAAACAGCAACTTGAATGGTGGCGTACCGCTACGATTTACCAGATTTATCCGAAGAGCTTCTGTGATAGCGGCAGCAAGGGAACCGGTGATATTCAAGGGATCATTGCTAAGCTCGACTACCTTAACGCCTTGGGGGTCGATGCGATCTGGCTGACGCCGGTTTATTGCTCGCCAATGGTTGATAATGGCTACGATATTTCCGACTACTACAATATCAACCCCGATTTTGGCACCATGGCCGATTTTGACCAGTTGCTGGCACAAGCGCACCAGCGTGGTATCAGAATTGTTATGGATATTGTCGTTAACCATACTTCAACCGAACATGCCTGGTTTCAGTCGGCGCTGGGCGACAAGAGCAGTCCGTACCGAGATTACTATATCTGGAAAGACCCGGTTGACGGCGCTGAGCCTAATAACTGGCAGTCGAAGTTTGGTGGCAATGCTTGGGCGCTGGATGAGGCGACCGACCAGTATTATCTGCACCTGTTTGCCAAAGAGCAGGCCGATCTGAACTGGGAAAACCCGCAGGTCCGGGAAGAAGTCAAAGAGGTGATCAGCTTCTGGGCCGAAAAAGGGGTCGATGGCTTCCGCCTGGATGTGATTAACCTGATCTCCAAGCAGCAGGATTTCCCTCATGACGATATTGGCGATGGTCGCCGTTTCTACACCGATGGTCCCCGTGTTCATCAATACCTGCAGGAAATCAGCGAAGCGGTGTTCCAGAAATACGGTTCGGTGACGGTGGGCGAAATGTCTTCCACTACCCTTGAGCACTGCCAGCAATACTCATCGCTTGATGGCAAAGAGCTGTCGATGGTGTTTAATTTCCACCACTTGAAAGTCGATTACCCCAATGGCGACAAGTGGACCAAGGCCCCGTTTGACTTCCATCAGCTCAAGTCGATTTTCAATCACTGGCAGCTGGGGCTCAATGGCAAGGGTTGGGGCGCACTGTTCTGGTGTAACCATGACCAACCTCGGGTGGTTAGCCGCTTGGGTGACGATGTTAACTACCGGGTTGAATCGGCCAAGATGCTGGGGGCGTCGGTGCACATGATGCAGGGCACCCCGTATATCTTCCAAGGTGAAGAAATCGGTATGACCAATCCGGGCTACACCTCGATTGACCAGTATCGCGATGTGGAAAGTACCAACATGTACGACATCATGGTGAATCAGCAAGGGGTGAGTCATGACGCGATGATGGCCATTCTGGCGCAAAAATCCCGCGATAACTCCCGTACCCCGATGCAGTGGGACGACAGCGACTATGCCGGTTTCTCCAAGGCAGAGCCTTGGCTGCAAGTCGCAGGGAACTATACGCAGATCAATGCCAAAGCCGCGGTGGAAGATCAGAACTCAGTGTTCCACTTCTACCGCCAGCTTATCCAGTTGCGTAAAGAGGTTGCCGTTATCACCGACGGAGATTACGCCGACCTGATGCCGGAGCACGATCGTATCTTCTGCTACAAACGCGAGTCAGCCAGCCAGATTTTGCTGTGTGTGAACAACTACTATGGCGAGGAGGTCGAATGCCAGTTACCGCCAGAGCTGGATGTTAGCCGCAGCGAGTGCTTGCTGTCGAACTATAGCGACGCTATGCAGGTGGTTCAGCAAAGTCGCTTTGTCCTCAGGCCCTACGAAACTCGCATTATTCTTATCGCCAAATAG
- a CDS encoding isoamylase early set domain-containing protein has translation MIKKRFFKTKDEVEVTFEWPQAGSMTETVAVSGDFTQWQATPMKLNKKKIFSLKLRLPKDGQYQFRYLINGSTWENDPGADDYIHNGFGSDNGLLSTHSDH, from the coding sequence ATGATTAAAAAGCGCTTTTTTAAAACCAAAGATGAAGTCGAAGTCACTTTCGAATGGCCTCAAGCAGGTAGCATGACCGAAACCGTTGCGGTATCGGGTGACTTTACCCAGTGGCAAGCCACCCCGATGAAACTAAACAAAAAGAAAATCTTTAGCCTGAAACTTCGCTTGCCCAAAGATGGCCAATATCAATTCCGCTACCTGATCAATGGTTCAACGTGGGAAAATGACCCCGGTGCAGATGACTACATCCATAACGGTTTTGGTAGTGACAACGGCCTGCTATCAACCCACAGCGACCATTAG
- the treR gene encoding trehalose operon repressor TreR has product MTQKLTILDIAKLAGVGKSTVSRVLTNDPKVKPATREKVEQVIRESGYVPSKSAQAMRGGSAKVVGVILSRLDSPSENKAVSGILDVIYKAGYDAVIMESQFSAKKTNEHLAVLQKRNVDGVIVFGFSGCDLSSIEQLGHKAVVIATDTDTISSVDYDHQGLIALAMDKLVSCGKQVISYIGVDESDRTTGLLRLNAYLDSCRKLGIEPCYQTGQLSYDSAYHITDQVLREGTEAIVCASDTLAMGVAKRLQELGRTDIQVSGVGATDLLSFLFPNTFSIDPGYFEAGKASAQLLIKQLSGQQEITHLIQQASY; this is encoded by the coding sequence ATGACCCAGAAACTTACAATCCTTGATATTGCCAAGCTGGCAGGTGTTGGCAAATCTACCGTTTCCCGAGTACTGACCAATGACCCTAAAGTTAAGCCGGCGACCAGAGAAAAAGTCGAGCAGGTGATCCGTGAGTCCGGTTACGTGCCGTCCAAGTCAGCCCAGGCGATGCGCGGAGGGAGTGCCAAGGTGGTTGGGGTCATTCTCTCGCGCCTGGATTCTCCTTCTGAAAATAAGGCGGTCAGCGGTATTTTGGATGTTATCTACAAAGCTGGCTATGACGCCGTGATCATGGAAAGCCAGTTCAGTGCCAAAAAGACCAACGAGCACCTGGCGGTGTTGCAAAAGCGCAATGTCGACGGGGTGATTGTGTTTGGTTTCTCGGGCTGCGATCTCAGCAGTATTGAACAGCTCGGCCATAAAGCGGTGGTTATCGCCACCGATACCGACACCATTTCTTCTGTCGACTATGATCACCAGGGCTTGATAGCGCTTGCCATGGACAAGCTGGTCTCATGCGGCAAGCAAGTCATTAGCTATATCGGGGTGGATGAATCGGACCGTACCACGGGTCTACTTCGCCTTAACGCCTACCTTGATAGCTGCCGCAAGCTGGGGATCGAGCCGTGTTACCAGACCGGACAGCTGAGCTATGACAGCGCTTACCATATTACCGACCAGGTGCTCCGTGAAGGTACTGAAGCGATTGTCTGTGCCAGTGATACCTTGGCAATGGGGGTCGCCAAGCGCTTGCAGGAACTGGGTCGCACTGATATTCAGGTCTCCGGAGTCGGGGCGACGGATCTGCTGTCGTTTCTGTTCCCCAATACCTTCAGTATCGACCCGGGCTACTTTGAGGCCGGCAAAGCCTCGGCCCAATTGCTGATAAAGCAGCTGTCGGGCCAGCAAGAAATTACTCACCTGATCCAGCAAGCGTCTTACTAA
- a CDS encoding DUF1887 family CARF protein, giving the protein MITHVGIIDQDPVRLITPLLDHGIPANKMIFIGTEAQQEQYDRLASILLPRNIDAEFFIIPDSINITRIRARIIELAEKLKVEQTDVWFNASCGLRHRLLSAYEVFRTYHWPIYVIEPYSDEMCWLYPADREQQQVEDRIQLTDYLTIFGARCELPESLVPEELNEQLWELGQRWASSALELGPGLATLNYLATTCRKEQKLDVELSEKQQGYKELGMLIKDLEETGLATYQAGTLTFKHEEARRFANGEWLENLVHSTVRAIQNDLPTIQDHSLGVQVYRQIGDREVRNELDVATVVNNKLHIIECKTKGMRDDGDDTLYKLESLRDLLGGLQARAMLVSFRPLRHHDVVRAQDLGLAIIGPEQLSELQTHLYNWFKDAGGQSHNIA; this is encoded by the coding sequence ATGATTACACATGTTGGCATTATCGATCAGGATCCCGTGAGACTGATCACCCCACTTCTCGACCACGGCATCCCGGCCAATAAAATGATTTTTATCGGCACCGAAGCGCAGCAAGAACAATACGACCGCCTAGCGTCGATTTTGCTTCCCCGCAATATCGACGCCGAGTTTTTCATCATCCCTGATTCCATCAATATCACCCGCATTCGCGCTCGTATTATCGAGCTGGCAGAAAAACTCAAAGTCGAACAAACCGATGTCTGGTTCAATGCCAGCTGCGGCCTGCGTCACCGCCTATTATCCGCTTATGAAGTTTTCCGCACTTACCATTGGCCAATTTATGTCATCGAGCCGTACAGTGACGAAATGTGCTGGTTGTACCCGGCAGACCGCGAGCAACAGCAAGTGGAAGACCGCATACAACTAACCGACTACCTGACCATTTTCGGTGCCCGCTGTGAATTACCCGAGAGTTTGGTACCTGAAGAGCTCAACGAGCAGCTTTGGGAGTTGGGGCAACGCTGGGCAAGCTCGGCCCTTGAGCTCGGCCCCGGCCTTGCCACCCTCAACTACTTGGCCACCACTTGTCGCAAAGAGCAAAAGCTCGATGTGGAGCTGAGCGAGAAGCAGCAAGGCTACAAAGAGCTGGGAATGCTCATCAAAGACCTGGAAGAAACCGGCCTCGCGACCTACCAGGCTGGCACCCTAACCTTCAAGCATGAGGAAGCACGCCGCTTCGCCAACGGCGAGTGGCTAGAGAACCTGGTACACAGCACAGTACGGGCTATCCAGAACGATCTACCGACCATCCAAGACCACTCGCTGGGTGTTCAGGTCTACCGCCAGATTGGCGATCGCGAGGTTCGTAATGAGCTTGATGTTGCCACAGTGGTAAACAACAAGCTCCATATTATCGAATGCAAAACAAAAGGCATGCGTGACGACGGTGACGACACCTTGTACAAGCTAGAATCACTGCGAGACCTGCTTGGCGGCCTGCAGGCCCGTGCCATGCTGGTGAGCTTTCGACCTCTTCGCCATCACGATGTGGTGCGCGCCCAGGACCTTGGCCTGGCCATTATCGGCCCGGAGCAGCTCAGCGAGCTGCAAACCCACCTCTACAACTGGTTCAAAGACGCCGGTGGGCAAAGCCACAATATCGCCTAA
- a CDS encoding LysE family translocator yields MIDLSILPVYLTAVIALLLIPGPDMLLIASSSLSYGKKVGVFASLGNATSGLILTLLAAMGVSALIAMNPIALQVLRLLGGAYLLKMGWDCMRTQPSDAPTLEQSNSVAKTLYRRAVISNLLNPKALIFFVLFLPQFVSTQVTATSGEQMLVLGLLLNVLGLLFNLFLVTMIGSLGQPLLKNEKFRTNQHKFMGLIFFVLAIWLLASQVPAV; encoded by the coding sequence ATGATTGATCTATCCATTTTACCCGTTTACTTGACTGCCGTGATCGCCCTGCTGCTCATCCCTGGCCCCGACATGCTGCTCATCGCCAGCTCCAGCCTGAGCTACGGTAAAAAGGTGGGGGTCTTTGCCAGCCTGGGCAATGCCACCTCAGGATTGATCCTCACTCTGCTGGCAGCCATGGGCGTCTCAGCATTGATTGCCATGAACCCGATTGCCCTGCAGGTACTTCGTCTACTGGGCGGTGCCTACCTCCTGAAAATGGGTTGGGACTGTATGCGCACCCAGCCTTCCGATGCGCCAACCCTTGAGCAAAGCAACAGTGTTGCCAAAACCTTGTACCGCCGAGCGGTGATAAGTAATTTGCTTAACCCTAAAGCGCTGATTTTCTTTGTTCTGTTCCTGCCGCAGTTTGTATCCACTCAGGTTACGGCGACTTCCGGTGAACAAATGCTAGTGCTAGGTCTGCTATTGAATGTACTGGGTCTGTTATTCAACCTGTTCTTGGTCACCATGATCGGCAGCCTGGGCCAGCCACTGCTTAAGAACGAGAAATTCCGTACCAACCAACACAAGTTCATGGGCTTGATCTTCTTCGTATTGGCTATTTGGTTATTGGCCTCACAGGTACCTGCCGTCTAA
- a CDS encoding tetratricopeptide repeat protein, with amino-acid sequence MISSKWIELYQYIKKQITQFPDPADVLAPLNERLLFLQVQFPKQQQRQQTSWESEDTQGHSHADWLEHEAFTLIMSDIVATHRLSPAQLKFLFETLMAAQMCQLAMVTINNHKPLLSEEEFKTCCGLVYQQLGDYEMAKSMFEESIALNTHNPLLHCHLGFSHLYLGQSELAEESFKRSITTDPDFIGGYQNLAGLYYQEGNFALAAQYAEQAYSKDHSLVSTYITATSSYLALGENVQADKWITRAFENQVSSFELVRLAGICAHQQGRLEEALEALDQYLSVHPSNFDVLNIRARIKAELNLFDQLEPDLKQLLTLEPHEEWSLEQLFLCYFHSGQWAEAQHIMVELNKLSGHYKVTHRALINTINKKLSLDIVELN; translated from the coding sequence ATGATTAGCAGTAAGTGGATTGAGCTCTACCAATATATCAAGAAACAGATCACGCAGTTCCCTGATCCTGCCGACGTACTCGCACCGCTCAACGAGCGTCTGCTGTTTTTACAAGTACAGTTTCCCAAGCAACAACAGCGCCAGCAAACAAGCTGGGAGAGCGAAGACACCCAAGGACATAGCCATGCCGACTGGTTAGAACATGAAGCCTTTACGTTAATCATGAGTGACATCGTGGCTACACACAGGCTTAGCCCAGCCCAGCTGAAATTCCTGTTCGAAACCCTGATGGCCGCCCAGATGTGCCAGCTTGCCATGGTAACCATCAATAACCATAAGCCCCTGCTCAGCGAAGAAGAATTCAAAACCTGCTGCGGGTTGGTCTACCAGCAGTTGGGCGATTACGAAATGGCAAAATCGATGTTCGAAGAGTCGATAGCCCTCAATACCCACAATCCCCTGCTGCACTGCCACCTCGGCTTTAGCCATCTGTATCTGGGTCAAAGCGAGTTGGCCGAAGAGAGCTTCAAGCGCAGTATCACCACCGACCCTGACTTTATCGGCGGCTACCAGAATCTTGCTGGCCTTTATTACCAAGAAGGCAACTTCGCGTTGGCAGCACAATATGCCGAACAGGCCTACAGCAAAGATCATTCGCTGGTTTCTACCTACATCACCGCCACCAGCAGTTACCTGGCGCTGGGGGAGAACGTTCAGGCTGATAAATGGATCACCCGCGCCTTCGAAAACCAGGTTTCATCGTTCGAGCTGGTGCGATTGGCTGGCATCTGTGCCCACCAGCAAGGCAGACTGGAAGAAGCGCTTGAAGCGTTGGACCAATACCTAAGCGTACACCCTAGCAATTTCGATGTACTCAACATCCGTGCCCGCATCAAAGCCGAGCTCAATCTTTTTGACCAGCTCGAGCCTGATCTCAAACAGCTACTGACCCTCGAACCGCATGAAGAATGGAGCCTCGAGCAACTTTTCCTTTGCTATTTCCATAGCGGGCAATGGGCCGAGGCCCAGCACATTATGGTCGAACTCAACAAGCTATCCGGCCATTACAAAGTTACTCACCGAGCGCTCATCAATACCATCAACAAGAAACTGAGCCTCGATATCGTCGAATTAAACTAA
- the cfa gene encoding cyclopropane fatty acyl phospholipid synthase, translating into MSYLKLFNELLSPADIKINGTRDWDIRLHDEAVLDRILMDGSLGLGETYMEGLWDCDRIDELVNRITHHNLEEKLGVKAKLLLGAHLGRKKVVSFFNRQSVERCNTDVPFHYDIGNDLFQNMLDERMTYTCGYWKESFDLDSAQTAKLDLICRKLDLRPGMRLLDIGCGWGSFMNYAAEHYGVICHGLTLSKEQTSMGMEIARRKQLPVSFILQDYRQYVPAITYDRVVSIGMIEHVGPSNYSDYFACAHRFLNDDGLFLLHTIGSPQSQTETDPWINKYIFPNGVIPSISQLGTAMEHKFNIEDLHNIGPDYDKTLMAWCRNFEANWGNISDKYDERFYRMWRYYLLSCAGAFRSRRLSVWQLALTKEGAKLPQFARAV; encoded by the coding sequence ATGTCTTATTTGAAACTTTTTAATGAGCTGTTAAGCCCGGCCGATATTAAAATAAATGGCACGCGAGATTGGGATATCAGGCTACACGATGAAGCCGTGCTGGACAGAATCCTCATGGATGGCTCATTGGGTTTAGGTGAAACATACATGGAAGGCTTATGGGACTGCGACAGAATAGACGAGTTAGTCAATCGCATTACTCACCACAACCTTGAAGAAAAACTGGGCGTCAAAGCCAAACTCTTGCTCGGAGCGCACCTTGGCAGAAAGAAAGTCGTCAGTTTTTTCAACCGGCAAAGTGTGGAGCGCTGCAATACAGATGTGCCGTTTCATTATGACATTGGCAACGACTTATTCCAAAATATGCTTGATGAGCGTATGACCTACACCTGTGGCTACTGGAAAGAATCATTCGATTTAGACAGCGCGCAGACGGCAAAACTGGACTTGATATGCCGCAAGCTCGACTTGCGGCCTGGCATGCGACTCCTGGACATTGGCTGCGGTTGGGGCAGCTTCATGAATTACGCTGCCGAGCATTATGGCGTGATCTGCCATGGCTTGACCTTATCCAAAGAGCAAACCTCTATGGGAATGGAAATCGCCCGCCGTAAGCAACTGCCTGTCAGCTTCATCCTCCAGGATTACCGGCAGTATGTCCCTGCCATCACTTATGACCGCGTAGTATCAATCGGTATGATTGAGCATGTCGGGCCAAGCAACTACAGCGATTATTTTGCCTGTGCTCACCGATTCCTCAACGACGACGGCTTATTCTTGCTCCATACCATAGGCAGCCCGCAATCCCAGACGGAAACCGACCCTTGGATCAACAAGTACATCTTCCCCAACGGCGTGATCCCCTCTATTTCCCAGCTGGGAACAGCCATGGAGCACAAGTTCAACATTGAAGATCTGCACAACATCGGGCCGGACTACGATAAGACACTCATGGCATGGTGCCGGAACTTCGAAGCAAACTGGGGCAACATATCGGATAAATACGATGAAAGATTCTATCGGATGTGGCGCTACTACCTCTTGTCCTGCGCCGGCGCATTCCGCAGCCGCCGATTGAGCGTTTGGCAGCTCGCCTTGACAAAAGAAGGGGCAAAACTCCCGCAATTCGCCCGTGCAGTTTAA
- a CDS encoding helix-turn-helix transcriptional regulator has translation MEEQLSFEVCRIIKRELKKHGINYRALSTQLGISDVSIKRLLNNQQPLSMQRLIAICQLIDVPLSNLLVEAEKNLFKIPLFTSEQDQAFWDNPALFTFWTKLTEHQSVAEITAKYHLNNASVHLYLRQLEKVGLITLGLAHEVKLCVPTHTSFEKGSKFPEFFTHQVLTRLQERVIGISADDEDAFLITLKADLTKDEFQKVVHKLDDWLFNLLRESQDHRARQGLQVAPYTFGFMAAKGAFHDELPVIPNLQTRRP, from the coding sequence ATGGAAGAACAACTGTCCTTCGAGGTATGCCGGATAATCAAAAGGGAGCTCAAAAAGCACGGCATTAACTACAGAGCACTTTCGACCCAATTAGGTATTTCTGATGTGAGCATCAAGCGCCTGCTGAACAACCAGCAGCCTCTTTCCATGCAGAGACTCATTGCTATCTGCCAGCTCATTGATGTACCGCTTTCAAACCTGCTAGTAGAGGCCGAGAAAAACCTGTTTAAAATCCCCCTTTTCACCTCTGAGCAAGATCAGGCATTTTGGGATAACCCTGCCCTATTTACGTTCTGGACAAAACTGACCGAGCACCAAAGCGTTGCTGAAATTACAGCTAAATATCACCTCAATAACGCTTCCGTTCACCTCTATCTAAGGCAGCTGGAAAAAGTAGGGCTAATCACCCTAGGGCTAGCTCATGAAGTAAAGCTGTGTGTCCCGACCCACACCTCATTCGAAAAAGGCTCTAAATTTCCCGAGTTTTTTACCCATCAAGTATTAACCAGACTTCAAGAGCGAGTCATCGGTATATCGGCCGACGATGAGGATGCTTTCCTCATTACACTGAAAGCCGATCTCACCAAAGACGAGTTTCAAAAAGTTGTCCATAAGCTAGATGATTGGTTATTTAACCTGCTACGCGAAAGCCAAGACCACCGTGCCCGCCAAGGGCTACAGGTTGCTCCGTATACATTTGGTTTTATGGCAGCAAAAGGCGCTTTTCATGACGAGTTACCCGTTATTCCAAACTTGCAGACTCGCAGGCCATAA
- a CDS encoding MFS transporter, producing the protein MRLFEKQRTWRSKMTREALVWRYAIQQFIHWTIVGITIPVLILLFQARGFNLQDIGLVMAVWVGSTAVLEVPLGGVADRYGRKATYLGSLIVNILGCFALLYVTELVEMLFSAFMLGASRAIYSGTLDAWFYDAFQQCRQHKLTFHTAQSYVNISVTIGLALGSLLGGWLPDYVVSTGAQWASIYDLNLVVVIVANTFLIAVTAVLLRDNKEQNKAVDLKATNLSVSVQALSEAFTHDVIKRLMQTTIVYGAVLSAVETFWQPYLMAIIQTTTSGPNESSITLFGILAGLYFLMSALSSLFSIRLLAFCNGSHKTLMLATRILAGLVLIAMANSDETLSFTLSYLAFFFFFTLGNSSQSVLTHENTQPQHRSTMLSVSSLVVTCGAVVASLLFGFISEHYGISLSWLICGGALVVSSAWFVLIPDNHSAAAQQ; encoded by the coding sequence ATGAGACTCTTTGAAAAACAAAGGACATGGAGGAGCAAGATGACACGGGAGGCATTGGTATGGCGTTATGCCATTCAACAATTTATACACTGGACGATTGTCGGTATTACTATTCCGGTGTTGATACTGCTTTTTCAGGCCAGAGGGTTTAACTTACAGGATATTGGTCTGGTGATGGCCGTTTGGGTGGGCAGTACTGCGGTACTGGAAGTGCCCCTTGGTGGTGTTGCGGATAGGTATGGCCGTAAAGCCACCTACCTTGGTTCGTTGATCGTCAATATACTGGGTTGTTTTGCTCTGTTGTATGTCACCGAACTAGTAGAGATGTTGTTCTCAGCCTTTATGCTAGGGGCGTCTCGGGCCATTTACTCTGGCACGCTTGATGCTTGGTTTTACGATGCCTTTCAACAATGTCGCCAGCACAAGCTAACATTTCATACGGCACAATCCTATGTGAATATTTCTGTCACTATTGGATTGGCTTTGGGCTCGCTGCTTGGCGGCTGGCTGCCGGACTATGTGGTGAGTACTGGTGCACAGTGGGCCAGCATTTATGATCTTAATCTTGTGGTGGTGATTGTCGCAAATACCTTTTTGATTGCTGTCACGGCAGTGCTGCTCCGCGATAATAAAGAGCAAAACAAAGCTGTTGATTTGAAAGCCACTAACCTAAGTGTTTCGGTCCAGGCTTTAAGTGAGGCGTTTACGCATGATGTTATCAAGAGGCTGATGCAGACAACTATCGTTTATGGTGCAGTGCTAAGTGCCGTAGAGACATTTTGGCAGCCTTATCTGATGGCGATAATACAAACGACCACCAGCGGTCCGAATGAGAGTAGCATCACGCTGTTTGGCATTTTAGCAGGGCTGTATTTTTTGATGTCTGCTTTATCTTCCTTATTCTCTATCCGTTTGTTGGCTTTTTGTAATGGCTCACATAAAACGTTGATGCTTGCAACTCGGATCTTAGCCGGTCTTGTTTTGATAGCCATGGCAAATAGTGATGAAACTCTTTCGTTTACTTTGTCTTATCTGGCTTTTTTCTTCTTTTTTACTCTGGGCAATAGTTCTCAAAGCGTGCTGACCCATGAAAATACCCAGCCGCAGCATCGGTCTACCATGTTGTCGGTGAGCTCCTTGGTAGTGACTTGCGGGGCGGTGGTTGCTTCATTGTTGTTTGGCTTTATCTCTGAGCATTATGGCATTTCACTGAGCTGGCTGATTTGCGGAGGGGCACTGGTAGTATCTTCAGCGTGGTTCGTCCTGATCCCTGATAATCACAGTGCTGCTGCCCAGCAGTAG